In Colletotrichum destructivum chromosome 1, complete sequence, the sequence CGCCTGGGGGAGTTTGCGAGCAAGCTCGCGACCCACTGGCCGAAGAGCATGTCCGACGCCGAAGAGGCGTGGGACCCCGTGGAACTGTACCGTAAActgctcgccggcgcgggcgacggctcgGTGACGATCGCCTCCATCGGCTTCTTGCACAACCTCTCAGGTCTCCTCAACTCGACGGCCGATTCGCACTCCCATCTCGCTGGGCACGAGCTGGTCAGGGCCAAGGTGAGGGAACTCGTGGTCATGGGCGGCGACTACCCCGAAGGCCACGAGTTCAACTTCTGGGGCGACGATCCGTACACGACGGCCCATGTAGTCCACAACTGGAACACCCCGGTCGTCTACGCCGGTTACAGCCTCGGAGCCTCGGTGCTCTCGGGTGGGCCCCTCATGACCGACGGGCCCAAGACCGACCCAGTGCGGGCCGCGTACATCTTGTACACGTACTACCAGCCACGGTGGTCATTCGACCCCATCGCGATGTTGtacgccgtcggcgggctcggcgagTATTTTCGGTATGGGAACGAATATGGATACAACACCATCACCCtacacgacgacggcgccggctgcAGCGGCTGCAACGTCTGGGTGTTTGACCGGAACGTGACGAACCAGCACTGGCTCGACACGACGGTCAGTTATGAGAGGCTCGAAAAGGAGCTGGACAGGCTCTATGTTCTAGGCGCAGAGTCTTCGGAGAGGAGCTCCGATCCGGTGGGATCACTCCCCGTGTTTGGCGATTGCAGGCCCGAGGCCCCCGGCTTCTTCCAGCTGCCCCCAGCGAGACCG encodes:
- a CDS encoding Putative inosine/uridine-preferring nucleoside hydrolase domain, ribonucleoside hydrolase, which translates into the protein MLGTARLLAAIACLLTAASARKNLIVDTDLFSDCDDAAALLLAATFPEINLLGVHINSRSSYSVLAASAILNHYGHGQVPVGARRPLDDAPFFDNWTKRLGEFASKLATHWPKSMSDAEEAWDPVELYRKLLAGAGDGSVTIASIGFLHNLSGLLNSTADSHSHLAGHELVRAKVRELVVMGGDYPEGHEFNFWGDDPYTTAHVVHNWNTPVVYAGYSLGASVLSGGPLMTDGPKTDPVRAAYILYTYYQPRWSFDPIAMLYAVGGLGEYFRYGNEYGYNTITLHDDGAGCSGCNVWVFDRNVTNQHWLDTTVSYERLEKELDRLYVLGAESSERSSDPVGSLPVFGDCRPEAPGFFQLPPARPDL